From a region of the Desulfovibrio litoralis DSM 11393 genome:
- a CDS encoding AAA family ATPase — protein sequence MNETIGLLQTLQTTEFDAGTVFSGTPSGKMIQAYAESTAFTPALNPHYIFHESSRDLALWFIEASDPLYVFGPTGAGKTSCIKQLAARLNYPVFEVTGHGRLEFPELVGHLTVQDGNMSFQYGPLALAMKFGGVFLLNEIDLLEPSTAAGLNGILDGQPLCIAENGGELILPHAMFRFAATANSNGGADESGLYQGVLRQNIALMDRFWLCEVTYPKAETEELLLKKSTSKLPDEIIKKMVEFANEVRHLFMGDNSYNSNSIEITFSTRTLLRWAELTVRYQPLSRQGIQPIEYALDRAIGFRACRETRAMLHELVQRIFPNFDNK from the coding sequence ATGAATGAAACAATAGGTTTACTACAAACTTTACAAACCACCGAGTTTGATGCTGGCACGGTATTTAGTGGCACTCCCTCAGGAAAAATGATTCAGGCGTATGCGGAGTCAACGGCTTTTACACCAGCTCTTAACCCGCATTATATCTTTCATGAAAGCAGTCGAGATCTGGCTTTATGGTTTATTGAAGCTTCCGATCCGCTTTATGTATTTGGTCCCACTGGTGCTGGTAAAACCAGTTGTATCAAACAGTTAGCAGCACGTTTAAACTATCCTGTGTTTGAAGTGACCGGGCATGGACGTTTAGAATTTCCTGAACTTGTCGGGCATCTTACGGTTCAAGATGGGAATATGAGCTTTCAATATGGACCATTAGCCTTAGCCATGAAATTTGGCGGAGTATTTTTACTGAATGAAATCGACCTATTAGAACCTTCAACAGCAGCCGGGCTAAACGGTATTTTGGACGGACAGCCTCTTTGTATTGCGGAAAATGGCGGAGAATTGATTTTACCACATGCGATGTTTCGCTTTGCAGCCACTGCCAACTCTAACGGCGGTGCTGATGAAAGCGGTTTATATCAAGGAGTTTTGCGTCAAAATATTGCGTTAATGGATAGATTCTGGCTCTGCGAAGTAACTTATCCCAAAGCTGAAACAGAAGAGCTTTTATTGAAAAAATCTACCTCAAAGTTACCAGATGAAATTATAAAAAAGATGGTGGAATTTGCCAATGAGGTACGCCATTTGTTTATGGGAGATAATAGCTATAATTCCAATAGCATAGAGATAACATTCTCTACTCGCACTCTACTGCGTTGGGCAGAACTGACAGTACGCTATCAACCTTTATCCAGACAGGGCATTCAGCCAATTGAATACGCTTTAGATCGAGCCATTGGCTTTCGTGCCTGTCGTGAAACGCGTGCGATGTTGCATGAGTTGGTTCAACGTATTTTCCCTAATTTTGATAATAAATAA
- a CDS encoding DUF3150 domain-containing protein, producing the protein MQTHTAILSNLLVFNLEVNIWSARKKLIPHDLGDAELPPDELASLGSKKICSPEELRIFGTLKARAVSLLDRNGVRFLSGWAIPTAKAEEINQELALIQAEFMTAKDSFLQRYDATVADWVAKHPNWENMLTNSIVNKDYVRSKLGFRWQLFKVETPDANLNSSIDAMLQEDVGKLGSTLFDEVAKAATEAWNRCYAGKTELTRKALSPLKAIYNKLIGLTFIEPRVAPIADIIETAFQSLPRRGILRGASLFMLQGLVMLLQNPTALMQHGQMILDGVQQSDDILATFTQNNSLEMTNINQEQDDNDNLSELDEEPLFVDEELKELPPVLDSYGLW; encoded by the coding sequence ATGCAAACCCATACAGCAATACTTAGTAATTTATTGGTTTTTAATCTTGAGGTGAATATTTGGTCAGCTCGCAAAAAGCTCATTCCACATGACCTTGGTGATGCTGAACTGCCACCAGATGAGTTAGCTTCGCTTGGTAGTAAGAAAATATGTTCACCTGAAGAACTCAGGATTTTCGGGACTTTAAAAGCCAGAGCTGTCAGTTTATTAGACCGAAACGGTGTTCGCTTTTTAAGTGGTTGGGCTATTCCCACAGCTAAAGCAGAAGAAATAAATCAGGAACTTGCACTAATCCAAGCAGAGTTTATGACAGCAAAAGATAGTTTTTTACAACGTTATGATGCGACAGTTGCGGACTGGGTTGCCAAACATCCGAACTGGGAAAATATGCTAACAAATTCAATAGTAAACAAAGATTATGTGCGTTCAAAACTGGGTTTTCGTTGGCAGTTATTTAAGGTCGAAACGCCAGATGCCAATCTCAATAGCTCTATAGATGCGATGTTGCAAGAAGATGTGGGCAAACTTGGTTCAACACTTTTTGATGAAGTCGCGAAGGCCGCTACAGAAGCTTGGAATCGCTGTTATGCTGGCAAGACAGAGCTTACACGCAAGGCTTTGTCCCCGTTAAAGGCTATTTATAACAAGCTGATTGGATTAACTTTTATTGAACCTAGGGTTGCACCGATTGCAGATATTATTGAAACCGCATTTCAAAGTTTACCACGGCGTGGCATATTACGGGGTGCTAGCTTGTTCATGCTACAAGGACTTGTAATGTTGTTACAAAACCCTACTGCCTTAATGCAACACGGGCAAATGATTTTAGATGGAGTGCAACAATCTGATGATATTTTAGCCACTTTTACACAAAATAATAGTTTGGAAATGACAAATATCAATCAAGAGCAAGATGACAATGACAACCTGAGTGAACTTGATGAAGAGCCTTTATTTGTAGATGAAGAGTTAAAAGAGTTACCACCAGTTTTAGATAGTTATGGCTTGTGGTAA
- a CDS encoding YagK/YfjJ domain-containing protein, producing MFKPNIKYTQEYRGYKIMANEQLKCNKKILDTVINQIETSTAKHNKVFVVNFSLTYPQTQISSTNNKDITIFMDRFTKYLEKDKKIIDYTWVREQNTSKNHHYHVMPTLNGNKIQNQHGIMKEATRIWEEVISSEASGLVDYSSTPHMLRKDDPAYQEKLENCILHASYLAKENTKGNNPKRVRSYGCSR from the coding sequence ATGTTCAAACCAAATATAAAATATACCCAAGAATACAGAGGCTATAAGATTATGGCTAATGAGCAATTGAAATGTAATAAAAAAATACTGGATACAGTTATTAACCAGATAGAAACAAGTACAGCTAAGCATAATAAAGTTTTTGTTGTTAACTTTTCTCTTACATATCCACAAACACAAATCAGCTCAACAAACAATAAAGATATTACTATTTTTATGGACAGGTTCACCAAATATCTTGAAAAAGATAAAAAGATAATTGATTATACATGGGTTAGAGAACAAAACACCTCTAAGAACCACCATTACCATGTTATGCCAACATTAAATGGCAATAAAATACAAAACCAGCATGGTATTATGAAAGAGGCCACCCGTATCTGGGAGGAGGTGATTAGCAGTGAGGCTTCAGGCTTAGTTGATTACTCCTCTACCCCACACATGCTTCGCAAAGATGATCCAGCTTATCAAGAAAAGTTAGAAAACTGTATACTCCATGCCAGTTACCTAGCTAAAGAAAACACCAAGGGCAATAACCCTAAAAGGGTTAGAAGCTATGGGTGTTCAAGATAG
- a CDS encoding VWA domain-containing protein, with the protein MKNKDIINALPLVAGILGRKYGINVEIGGETAYTDGNTIYLPDLPIDSDANLLGFARSFLDHEAAHIRETDFNALKVNKLDMLEKHIWNILEDYRVEHKLANIFPGCRHNFNWLIKKIFLEEYNLTTKQANSLETLSGVDTSQNTEAHITQDLLNWMLLKVRSWDVPELQANVCKLENNINSSLPDLLSKLELVLATVPTSCKNTQDCILIAKELVKILKKYLKSIEVQDQEKAGLTSSGVKDTSIEALKALLSNNLVLPDDLSTSIAKELSRVSRCPKDTYSVAIETQKSSIKLSSESIARAKMTSTALRTRLQALLQSNVNAKNRLGYTGRLNNQQIHRLSIGNAKIFKRQGIKQGVDTAVHILIDSSGSMHSELALASESCFAVASALYSLPKVKVAVTSFPGEMVATPKGDKSYISVGTILKHGEKLHNKFRISANGGTPMAEALWWTFQKMQALPEKRKIILLITDGKPDFITATEQAIRTAQHINVEVYGIGIGDNTIQALLPDTSQYIDNINNLVPVMFQLLQKALVRFR; encoded by the coding sequence ATGAAAAATAAAGACATTATTAATGCCTTACCTTTAGTCGCAGGCATTTTAGGTCGTAAATATGGAATCAATGTAGAAATTGGCGGAGAAACAGCCTATACAGACGGAAACACTATTTATCTTCCTGATTTACCCATTGATTCTGATGCAAATTTGTTGGGTTTTGCCAGAAGTTTTTTAGACCATGAAGCTGCCCACATTCGCGAAACAGACTTTAACGCCTTAAAAGTCAATAAGTTAGATATGTTAGAAAAACATATTTGGAATATATTAGAAGATTATCGGGTTGAGCACAAACTCGCAAACATATTCCCAGGTTGTCGACATAACTTTAACTGGTTGATTAAAAAGATTTTTCTTGAGGAATATAATCTTACAACAAAGCAAGCAAACAGCTTGGAAACGCTCTCTGGTGTAGACACTTCACAAAACACAGAAGCTCATATCACGCAAGACCTGCTCAACTGGATGCTTCTAAAAGTACGCTCTTGGGACGTTCCTGAGCTTCAAGCAAATGTTTGTAAATTGGAAAACAATATTAACAGCTCGTTACCTGATTTATTGTCCAAGCTTGAACTTGTTTTAGCAACAGTGCCAACCAGTTGCAAGAATACACAAGACTGTATTCTGATTGCAAAAGAACTAGTTAAAATTCTTAAAAAATATCTTAAAAGCATTGAAGTTCAGGATCAAGAAAAAGCTGGTTTAACAAGCTCAGGCGTAAAAGATACTAGCATTGAAGCCTTAAAAGCGTTGCTGTCTAACAACTTGGTTTTACCTGATGATTTGAGTACCAGCATTGCCAAAGAATTGAGCCGTGTTTCTCGATGTCCAAAAGATACTTATTCCGTCGCAATTGAAACTCAAAAAAGTAGTATCAAGCTATCTTCTGAAAGTATTGCCCGTGCAAAAATGACAAGTACAGCTCTACGCACTCGTTTACAGGCACTTTTACAAAGTAATGTAAATGCGAAAAATCGTTTGGGTTACACTGGAAGGCTAAATAATCAACAAATTCATCGCTTGAGTATAGGAAATGCAAAAATCTTTAAACGCCAAGGTATAAAGCAAGGTGTTGATACTGCTGTACATATTCTCATTGACAGTTCTGGTTCTATGCACAGCGAATTAGCACTCGCCTCAGAAAGCTGTTTTGCTGTGGCTTCTGCTTTATATAGCCTGCCAAAAGTTAAGGTGGCAGTTACTTCGTTTCCAGGTGAGATGGTTGCAACGCCTAAAGGCGATAAATCCTACATCAGTGTGGGTACAATCCTTAAACACGGCGAAAAGCTACATAATAAATTCCGTATTTCAGCTAATGGTGGAACGCCTATGGCTGAAGCACTTTGGTGGACTTTTCAAAAAATGCAAGCACTGCCTGAGAAACGTAAAATAATCCTGCTCATTACAGATGGCAAACCTGATTTTATTACAGCAACAGAACAGGCCATACGCACTGCACAACATATTAATGTTGAAGTCTACGGAATTGGTATTGGTGATAATACGATTCAAGCTTTACTACCAGATACAAGCCAATATATTGATAATATTAATAATCTAGTACCCGTAATGTTTCAGCTTTTACAAAAAGCCTTGGTGCGTTTTAGATAA